Proteins from one Methanococcus maripaludis C5 genomic window:
- a CDS encoding methanogenesis marker 5 protein, which translates to MKKVFIFPPNSLILADLVERFGHKPLMINNAIGDRVRDLEIDTPPLNITDEDPKKGLKYAAIEVPSGVRGRMSLIGPLIDEAEAAIVMIHAPIGFGCVGCERTNELTKYLIRRKEMPVLNVEYPENDEDAKIVVKKIALFLESLENKIEG; encoded by the coding sequence TTGAAAAAAGTATTCATATTTCCCCCAAATAGCCTTATTTTGGCGGATTTGGTGGAGAGATTCGGCCACAAGCCATTAATGATCAACAATGCAATCGGGGATAGGGTAAGGGATCTTGAAATCGATACGCCACCTTTAAACATCACTGATGAAGACCCTAAAAAAGGTCTTAAATATGCGGCAATTGAGGTTCCGTCGGGAGTTCGGGGTAGAATGTCATTAATTGGTCCATTAATCGATGAAGCAGAAGCTGCAATTGTCATGATTCATGCACCGATTGGATTTGGATGTGTAGGATGTGAAAGGACAAATGAACTCACGAAATACCTTATTCGAAGAAAAGAAATGCCTGTTTTAAATGTCGAATATCCTGAAAATGATGAAGATGCAAAAATAGTCGTAAAAAAAATTGCACTATTTTTGGAAAGCTTAGAAAACAAAATCGAGGGTTAA
- a CDS encoding DUF2111 domain-containing protein, translating into MLDLKCTSSKDIFPLAYAIHVLVNKAPVTMRSKDKPGVRIEKGKLVDDNYEGYVLKQVLEFGEILKVTPIQGPYSGVPVVVVPVKDDEKITGAIGIVDLTAGIFEEIQSIARRKEFARFLPDEAFPK; encoded by the coding sequence ATGCTTGATTTGAAGTGCACCAGTTCTAAGGATATATTTCCTCTGGCTTATGCTATACACGTACTTGTGAACAAAGCTCCAGTAACAATGCGTTCTAAGGATAAACCAGGAGTTAGAATTGAAAAAGGAAAATTAGTTGATGATAATTACGAAGGTTACGTTTTAAAACAAGTTTTAGAATTTGGGGAAATTTTAAAAGTAACTCCAATTCAAGGCCCGTACTCTGGAGTTCCGGTGGTGGTTGTTCCAGTAAAAGATGATGAAAAAATTACAGGAGCAATTGGGATTGTAGATTTAACTGCAGGAATATTTGAAGAAATTCAGTCGATAGCCCGTAGAAAAGAGTTTGCAAGGTTTTTGCCTGACGAAGCGTTTCCGAAATAA
- a CDS encoding DsrE/DsrF/TusD sulfur relay family protein — MKFTVIIGDAPYGKERAYSALRFALTALLEGIDVNIFLLEDGVYVGKRNQAPAGVPDYSELLENSIEAGAVVKACGPCCKARGISEEELLEGITPATMHDLIAFVKEADKTVNF; from the coding sequence TTGAAATTTACCGTTATTATCGGGGATGCACCTTATGGAAAAGAACGAGCATATTCTGCTTTAAGATTTGCATTAACCGCTCTTTTGGAAGGAATTGATGTAAATATCTTCTTACTCGAAGATGGGGTTTACGTTGGCAAAAGAAACCAAGCTCCAGCAGGAGTTCCAGATTATTCTGAACTTTTGGAAAATTCAATCGAAGCAGGGGCAGTTGTAAAAGCATGCGGCCCATGTTGTAAAGCAAGAGGAATTTCTGAAGAGGAACTCCTTGAAGGAATTACGCCTGCAACGATGCACGATTTAATAGCTTTCGTAAAAGAAGCAGATAAGACCGTAAACTTTTAA
- a CDS encoding sulfurtransferase TusA family protein, whose product MELDVTGTVCPMPVLKTKKALDSLNSGDELTVTGDYKPALQNIVRFVEEKGHEILSSEESSDGFKIVIKK is encoded by the coding sequence ATGGAACTTGACGTTACTGGAACCGTATGTCCAATGCCGGTTTTAAAAACAAAAAAAGCATTAGATTCATTAAATTCAGGGGATGAATTAACTGTTACTGGAGACTACAAACCAGCTCTTCAAAATATCGTAAGATTTGTAGAAGAAAAAGGCCACGAAATACTTTCTTCAGAAGAAAGTTCAGATGGATTTAAAATTGTTATAAAAAAATAA
- a CDS encoding SWIM zinc finger domain-containing protein encodes MDNDIYDERVQERGKEYFLKNMVKYCIKRGNTLQGTVYGSDSYITKVDLKTNTGICTCPYQFNCKHAYALLESYKNGKYVNGDELFFNLSKMEKNEILEIFEDIIKKHNLWDEFVKTDVTLLDTAKNMLELTKIEKKNLFTFTSFLRNQFLKNAENTELLEIIPDIIKYIQERKKLEEILFLIVDELFERGKTDKDILKRLIELSKKYRELWMVKDNILDYEYFELLDY; translated from the coding sequence ATGGATAACGACATCTACGACGAAAGGGTTCAAGAACGGGGAAAAGAGTATTTCTTAAAAAATATGGTAAAATACTGTATAAAACGTGGAAATACTCTTCAGGGAACTGTTTATGGTAGTGATAGCTACATAACAAAAGTTGATTTAAAAACAAATACTGGGATATGTACCTGTCCTTATCAATTCAACTGTAAACACGCATATGCACTTTTAGAGTCATATAAAAATGGAAAATATGTAAATGGGGATGAATTATTTTTCAATCTTTCAAAAATGGAAAAAAATGAGATTTTAGAAATTTTTGAAGATATTATTAAAAAACATAATTTATGGGATGAATTTGTAAAAACGGATGTAACATTATTGGATACTGCAAAAAACATGCTTGAACTTACAAAAATTGAAAAGAAAAATTTATTTACATTTACTTCGTTTTTAAGGAATCAATTTCTAAAAAATGCAGAAAATACAGAATTGCTTGAAATAATTCCCGATATAATAAAATATATTCAAGAGCGAAAAAAGCTCGAAGAAATACTATTTTTAATAGTTGACGAACTTTTCGAGCGCGGAAAAACAGATAAAGATATTTTGAAGAGATTGATAGAACTTTCTAAGAAATATCGGGAGCTTTGGATGGTAAAAGATAATATTTTGGATTACGAGTATTTTGAGCTCTTAGATTATTAA